From Fusarium fujikuroi IMI 58289 draft genome, chromosome FFUJ_chr07, a single genomic window includes:
- a CDS encoding related to 15-hydroxyprostaglandin dehydrogenase, with translation MAFTVKGKTAVVTGAGSGICYHFSKVLLERGCNVVMADLSLRPEASELLKAFPSQALYQPTDVTKWDQLDQAFEVAKKEFGGYDIVCPGAGVYDPPFSNFWHPAGTALSKDVHNASRFASLDINLTHPIYATQQAITHFTKNKKLGSIVHISSIAAQGPVLSVPMYCAAKAGISHFVRSLAGLEKPPASTDLASIRVTAVAPGVIKTPLWTEHPEKLAWIDGAKDEWVEPEDVALAMLSLIEKEEYVGGTVLEVGKGQTREVHVLNDSGPSGSGHTVSGLGKGIDEVWESLSQKKHD, from the exons ATGGCATTTACAGTCAAGGGCAAAACTGCTGTTGTGACGGGAGCAGGCTCGGGAATATGCTATCATTTCTCAAAAGTCCTCCTCGAGAGGGGATGCAATGTTGTCATGGCCGACCTTTCTCTACGGCCTGAGGCGAGCGAGTTGCTGAAGGCCTTCCCTTCTCAGGCGTTATACCAGCCGACTGATGTCACGAAATGGGATCAACTCGATCAGGCATTCGAGGTTGCTAAGAAGGAATTTGGAGGGTATGACATCGTATGTCCTGGTGCTGGAGTGTACGACCCG CCCTTCTCGAATTTCTGGCACCCAGCTGGCACGGCGCTGTCAAAAGATGTGCATAACGCAAGTCGCTTTGCAAGCCTTGACATCAACTTGACGCACCCAATCTACGCAACGCAACAAGCCATTACACATTTCACAAAGAACAAGAAACTGGGTTCCATAGTGCACATCTCATCTATCGCTGCACAAGGCCCAGTTTTGTCGGTGCCCATGTACTGTGCAGCCAAGGCTGGGATATCCCATTTCGTCCGGTCACTCGCAGGTCTCGAGAAACCTCCAGCCAGTACCGACTTGGCTAGTATCCGTGTGACAGCAGTTGCACCAGGAGTCATCAAAACTCCCCTGTGGACAGAACATCCAGAGAAGCTTGCGTGGATTGATGGCGCAAAAGACGAATGGGTAGAGCCCGAGGATGTTGCACTGGCAATGCTCAGTCTcattgagaaggaagaatatGTTGGAGGAACGGTTTTGGAAGTCGGAAAAGGTCAAACAAGAGAGGTCCATGTTCTCAATGATTCTGGGCCGTCTGGCTCGGGACATACCGTTAGCGGCTTGGGTAAGGGCATCGACGAGGTTTGGGAGAGTCTTTCACAGAAGAAGCATGACTGA
- a CDS encoding related to xylosidase/glycosyl hydrolase, with protein sequence MPLDIRQEAAFSNPVLFQDLPDIDVFRVGSVYYYSTSTFAFSPGAPVLKSYDLVNWTPITHSVPDVADFGEEYRLNGDNDRAYVKGVWASSMRYRESNDKFYWMGCIQSTGKTFLYTAPGNGAADNDGENVDWEWTLQGTIDECFYDNGIFFDDDDTMYVTWGNRKLRVTQLSDDGLSIVRTETIYDSGDDLYLEGAHLYKTRGYYWVCPTKVASGQYILRSTEPFGTYEVREFWDNLSGPLPNAGYAHQGGMVDTPEGDWHYLAFMDAYPAGRIPVLAPITWSEDDWPSIVLDANGGWGVTYPMPVKTNKTVPGVERLDDFSASALHPEWEWNHSPDAEYFELGSDGLILKTASVVEDLFDARNTLTHRITGPRSVATWHLNISGLIEGDRAGAAIFRDESAYIGVHKDTNGTKIVFVNEINMNQQWQTVSGGTVAAAGPSIDAHEIWLRVDADVTPAFGLSPVREAHFYYSLDGENWKQLGIFVLHNRWQWFTGFRFAVFNFATVKLGGQVTVKSFQNALT encoded by the coding sequence ATGCCACTAGACATACGACAAGAAGCAGCATTCAGCAATCCAGTCCTATTCCAGGATCTTCCAGACATAGATGTTTTCCGAGTTGGCTCTGTCTATTACTACTCGACATCGACCTTCGCCTTTTCTCCTGGGGCACCAGTCTTGAAATCCTACGACTTGGTTAACTGGACACCCATAACACACAGCGTGCCCGACGTTGCGGATTTTGGAGAGGAATACAGACTCAATGGCGATAATGACCGCGCCTATGTCAAAGGTGTTTGGGCGAGCTCAATGAGGTATCGCGAGTCTAACGACAAGTTCTACTGGATGGGCTGCATTCAGTCCACTGGCAAGACGTTTCTCTACACTGCTCCAGGTAATGGTGCTGCCGACAACGACGGCGAGAATGTCGATTGGGAATGGACTCTTCAAGGTACCATTGACGAGTGCTTCTACGACAATGGAATCTtcttcgatgatgatgatactaTGTACGTGACATGGGGCAACCGAAAGCTCCGCGTTACTCAACTGTCCGATGATGGCTTGAGCATTGTGCGTACCGAGACAATTTACGATAGTGGCGATGATTTATATCTTGAAGGCGCCCATCTCTACAAAACCCGAGGCTACTACTGGGTATGTCCTACGAAAGTTGCCAGCGGCCAATACATCCTTCGCTCAACTGAGCCGTTCGGCACATACGAAGTCCGGGAGTTCTGGGATAACCTTTCCGGGCCACTCCCCAATGCCGGATATGCTCACCAGGGCGGCATGGTGGACACCCCCGAGGGCGACTGGCATTACCTCGCCTTCATGGATGCATATCCCGCCGGCCGCATTCCTGTTCTGGCCCCCATCACATGGTCTGAGGATGACTGGCCATCAATTGTACTCGATGCCAATGGCGGCTGGGGAGTGACCTATCCCATGCCGGTCAAGACAAACAAGACTGTTCCCGGTGTCGAGCGTCTTGATGATTTTTCCGCATCAGCTTTGCATCCAGAATGGGAGTGGAATCACAGCCCTGATGCGGAGTACTTCGAGCTCGGGTCAGATGGCTTGATTCTGAAGACTGCCTCTGTCGTTGAGGATCTGTTTGATGCACGAAACACTCTTACTCATCGCATCACAGGCCCACGGTCTGTAGCGACCTGGCACCTCAATATCAGCGGTCTCATTGAAGGTGATCGTGCCGGTGCAGCCATATTCCGCGACGAATCCGCATATATCGGCGTGCATAAAGATACAAATGGCACTAAGATCGTCTTTGTGAACGAGATCAACATGAACCAGCAGTGGCAGACAGTCAGCGGAGGCACGGTCGCAGCAGCAGGACCTTCCATAGACGCACACGAGATCTGGCTTCGTGTCGATGCTGATGTCACCCCAGCTTTCGGACTGTCTCCCGTGAGGGAAGCGCATTTCTACTATAGTCTTGACGGAGAGAATTGGAAGCAGCTCGGCATTTTTGTACTCCACAACAGGTGGCAGTGGTTTACAGGCTTCCGTTTTGCCGTGTTTAACTTTGCGACTGTTAAGCTCGGTGGTCAAGTTACTGTTAAAAGCTTTCAGAATGCattaacttaa
- a CDS encoding related to putative monooxygenase: protein MTAADADVLIIGAGMSGIGFAIQLQKKYRNATFEIYEKGTEVGGTWAVNTYPGCGVDVPSHFYSYSFGLNPHWTRKFTMQPEILAYFKDVSRQQGIDSHISLQCSVIKAEWQSESSIWLVDILNHRTNKVIQRRANILITAVGALSIPKKCEVPGHETFEGNIFHSATWDHSFDHANKNVVVLGNGCSATQFVPVIARTAKSVTQFARQPHWLLERPNPEYSALFRFVMRWVPGAMILLRAVIYAQLEAEWLMFNTSTGKNARQKLSEASRKYIRENAPAEYVNALVPKFEVGCKRRVFDTGYLEALHRPNLHLISDDPVERVGRRSVFLRSGKEFPADAIVLATGFETTKLLAPMEIIGLEGESVEDHWNKHNDGLPLAYYGTCIAGFPNMFIMMGPNTLTGHLSVTWSTECQINFTLRVIDPILCSLHPPKISLWPSRTVEAVQVKQQAENEENSWIQSKCKSLVWSSGCSNWYVEPKTGKNLLIYPEWQWHFWLRSIFIRWGDFRFVSDLKSGGRISPLWVLLPALAGLSFVMDKITVSSVSRLLNDKLVLSFASR, encoded by the exons ATGACTGCCGCTGATGCCGACGTACTCATTATCGGTGCTGGCATGTCAGGCATTGGATTCGCCATCCAATTGCAGAAGAAGTACAGAAATGCTACTTTCGAGATTTATGAGAAAGGCACCGAAGTGGGAGGAACCTGGGCCGTCAACACATATCCTGGCTGCGGAGTTGATGTCCCTTCCCACTTCTACTCGTATTCATTCGGACTGAACCCGCATTGGACGCGCAAATTCACCATGCAGCCTGAGATTCTTGCCTACTTCAAAGACGTATCTCGCCAGCAAGGTATCGACTCCCACATAAGTCTCCAGTGCAGCGTCATCAAAGCCGAGTGGCAGTCCGAGTCTAGCATCTGGCTCGTCGATATCCTCAACCACCGCACCAACAAAGTCATCCAGAGACGAGCCAACATCCTCATTACAGCTGTTGGTGCCCTCAGCATCCCCAAAAAGTGCGAAGTCCCAGGCCACGAGACCTTCGAGGGCAACATCTTCCACTCTGCAACTTGGGACCACAGCTTCGACCACGCCAACAAGAATGTCGTGGTGCTTGGGAACGGCTGCAGCGCCACGCAGTTCGTGCCCGTCATTGCACGGACTGCAAAGAGCGTCACCCAGTTTGCGCGCCAACCGCACTGGTTGCTCGAGCGTCCCAATCCAGAGTATTCGGCACTGTTCCGCTTCGTGATGCGCTGGGTCCCTGGTGCCATGATTTTACTCCGCGCCGTCATCTATGCTCAACTCGAGGCTGAGTGGCTCATGTTCAATACTTCAACGGGCAAGAACGCGCGTCAGAAGTTGAGCGAGGCATCTAGAAAGTACATTAGGGAGAATGCACCAGCTGAGTATGTCAATGCGTTGGTGCCCAAGTTCGAAGTTGGTTGCAAGCGTCGCGTGTTTGACACAGGATACCTAGAGGCGCTGCATAGGCCTAACCTCCATCTTATCTCAGATGATCCTGTTGAGCGGGTTGGCCGGCGCAGCGTCTTTCTCCGTTCGGGCAAGGAATTCCCAGCTGACGCCATTGTGCTGGCTACTGGGTTTGAAACGACAAAACTGCTCGCGCCGATGGAGATTATAGGTCTTGAAGGGGAGAGCGTTGAAGATCAT TGGAACAAGCATAACGATGGACTCCCCCTAGCCTATTACGGAACTTGCATTGCCGGCTTCCCAAAcatgttcatcatgatgggCCCCAACACACTCACCGGTCATCTGTCGGTTACATGGTCGACTGAGTGCCAGATAAACTTCACCCTCCGCGTCATCGATCCCATTTTATGCTCACTGCACCCGCCAAAAATATCTCTTTGGCCCTCGCGAACAGTAGAGGCTGTCCAAGTCAAACAGCAGGCCGAAAATGAAGAGAACTCATGGATCCAGTCCAAGTGTAAAAGCTTGGTTTGGTCGTCGGGATGCAGTAACTGGTATGTCGAGCCCAAGACGGGTAAGAATCTGTTGATCTATCCTGAATGGCAGTGGCACTTTTGGTTGAGAAGTATCTTCATTCGCTGGGGAGACTTTCGGTTTGTTTCTGACCTTAAGAGCGGTGGCCGAATATCTCCCCTGTGGGTATTGCTACCGGCTCTCGCTGGTCTTTCATTCGTTATGGATAAAATTACAGTATCGTCTGTATCGCGGCTGTTGAATGACAAGCTTGTGTTATCCTTTGCCAGTAGATAG
- a CDS encoding probable sugar transporter, which translates to MGRNYLGGSGESLTVWISLAASTVLVFYGYDQGVFGNILVSKDFIETVGHPSVEAQGTMTSVYNLGCFGGALSTLYTGDKLGRPRSLIVGSLIIALGAIIQATVFGPTQMYVGRVVAGIGTGINTSTAGVWQSETAKTASRGKLIIIQMANCITGFSISNWLTLGFSFVPGSASWRFPLAFQIFFSALVCLMCPFLPDSPRLLMRKEKHEEALEVLAALEGHGATVDSPSVRTQYAIIKDIMDKERGDECTWWQLITGRGPSGAVRRMILGAWMQCMNQISGINVTSYYMTYVFINALGLSEFMARVLAAAGSIDYLVFSFLAWFVIERYGRRRVMMVSAAACAACWTIISIAASQIELGKGNRFSWGCAAIFGFFAFFAAFGMGVLAVPWLYPTEVNALAFRAKGASLAMASNWIMNYMVAQITPPGIANLGYRFWVIWAVICAAFVPITYLFYPETANRSLEDIDRFFAEHPDIFVFRNKTATQLARPEIYFEADKAIAEQQKIRGEVDEKSITSAVEKEFA; encoded by the exons ATGGGCCGAAATTACCTCGGTGGCTCTGGAGAGAGCCTGACTGTTTGGATCAGTCTCGCAGCATCAACTGTGCTAGTCTTCTATGGCTACGACCAG GGAGTTTTTGGTAACATCCTTGTTTCCAAAGATTTCATCGAGACCGTGGGTCATCCTTCAGTCGAGGCCCAAGGAACCATGACATCTGTATACAACCTCGGCTGTTTTGGTGGTGCACTCTCAACGTTATATACAGGTGATAAGCTTGGGCGGCCCAGGTCACTCATTGTTGGAAGTTTGATCATTGCGCTCGGTGCTATTATACAGGCTACTGTTTTTGGCCCAACGCAGATGTACGTTGGACGTGTTGTAGCAG GTATCGGAACTGGCATTAACACCTCGACTGCTGGTGTATGGCAGTCAGAAACAGCAAAGACCGCCAGCCGTGGCAAGCTGATTATCATCCAGATGGCCAACTGTATCACGGGCTTTTCTATCTCCAATTGGTTGACACTCGGCTTCTCCTTCGTTCCAGGAAGTGCCAGCTGGAGATTCCCTCTCGCATTTCAGATCT TCTTCTCTGCCCTAGTCTGTCTTATGTGTCCTTTTCTCCCCGACTCTCCCCGTCTGCTTATGCGCAAGGAGAaacatgaagaagctcttgaggTCCTTGCCGCGCTTGAAGGGCACGGCGCAACTGTGGACTCACCGTCAGTAAGAACTCAATatgccatcatcaaagacatcatgGACAAGGAACGTGGTGATGAATGTACATGGTGGCAGCTGATCACCGGGCGTGGTCCATCAGGTGCAGTGAGGAGAATGATTCTCGGCGCATGGATGCAATGCATGAACCAA ATTTCGGGCATTAACGTAACTAGCTATTATATGACCTATGTCTTTATCAACGCCCTCGGCCTCAGCGAATTCATGGCCCGGgtccttgctgctgctggctcGATCGACTATCtcgtcttctcttttctcgccTGGTTTGTCATTGAGCGTTACGGCAGACGTCGTGTCATGATGGTGTCTGCTGCCGCTTGTGCTGCCTGCTGGACCATCATCTCCATTGCTGCCTCCCAGATCGAACTTGGCAAGGGTAACCGATTTTCATGGGGTTGTGCAGCCATCTTCggtttctttgctttcttcgcGGCGTTCGGCATGGGTGTCTTGGCAGTGCCGTGGCTTTATCCTACAGAGGTGAACGCTTTGGCTTTCCGGGCCAAGGGTGCTagcttggccatggcctCCAACTG GATCATGAACTACATGGTTGCTCAGATTACACCTCCAGGTATTGCCAATCTCGGCTACCGTTTCTGGGTGATCTGGGCTGTCATCTGCGCTGCCTTCGTGCCAATTACCTACCTGTTTTACCCCGAGACTGCAAATCGCTCTTTAGAGGACATTGACCGCTTTTTCGCCGAACACCCGGATATTTTTGTCTTCCGCAACAAGACTGCCACTCAGCTCGCGAGGCCCGAGATTTATTTTGAGGCAGATAAGGCTATCGCTGAACAACAAAAGATCCGAGGTGAGGTGGATGAGAAGAGCATTACTAGTGCAGTTGAGAAGGAGTTTGCTTAA
- a CDS encoding probable uracil permease — protein sequence MQSDGSDTKNGFGVTSDSEPAHVGAVRRRRFGFNFSLEVDQEPSSFAPSKNLSNADFDPIPPSKRTWNWGAYVAYWMADAWAVSNWEVASSMIAVGLSWRMAIGACVLGNFLMGLVITCNGRIGAILHTPFPVLSRMPFGYYFSYFVVLSRCVLAIVWLGVQTTTGGQCMTVLLTAIWPSFANIPNHIPESEGITTAGMCGFVLYFLLQLPFLCIPYTKVQYFFAFKSIIAPIVFLAVFGDTLHKAGGTISHSTVISKGTTIHGATLAWAFFNNLNGVLGNYSTLGLNIADFSRYANKPSAQNVQAIVIPFIFTIVGLLGIFTAAASQSAYGEVLWNPIDIINLWMKSGSSGGRAAAAFAAIGLIIVTLGINISANSISAANDLMAFAPRYINIRRGQILAAIIGSWAFVPWKILASAQKFIAFLNGYTIFLGPMTSILMTDYYILRRGKVSVPDMYDFHGIYRYSQKWGSNWRAVVAFFIGCTPPLPGFIDNIVQAGGGHTGVSLGGQHLFYIGYIYSFLSAGVFYYLLNHFFPAPESMVEFAITGEDIIAAQDAKNLEIKQAGFASKESA from the exons ATGCAATCAGACGGCTCGGACACTAAGAATGGCTTCGGAGTCACTTCCGACTCGGAACCGGCGCATGTCGGCGCTGTGAGGCGGCGACGATTCGGATTTAACTTCAGCCTCGAAGTTGACCAGGAACCGAGCTCCTTTGCGCCGTCCAAGAACTTGTCCAATGCGGATTTTGATCCCATCCCGCCTTCGAAGCGAACCTGGAATTGGGGCGCCTATGTGGCTTATTGGATGGCAGATGCATGGGCTGTGTCGAACTGGGAAGTCG CCTCATCCATGATTGCTGTCGGACTTAGTTGGCGAATGGCAATTGGAGCCTGTGTTCTTGGTAACTTTCTCATGGGCCTCGTTATTACATGCAATGGAAGAATCGGAGCTATT CTGCACACCCCCTTCCCGGTTCTCTCTCGCATGCCTTTTGGCTACTACTTTAGCTACTTTGTTGTGCTGTCCCGCTGTGTTCTTGCCATTGTCTGGCTCGG TGTGCAAACCACAACTGGAGGTCAATGCATGACCGTTCTACTAACAGCCATCTGGCCGAGCTTTGCCAACATCCCGAATCACATTCCGGAATCCGAGGGCATCACTACTGCAGGAATGTGTGGATTCGTGCTCTACTTCCTCCTTCAGCTTCCCTTCTTGTGTATCCCATATACCAAG GTTCAATACTTCTTCGCCTTCAAGAGTATCATCGCTCCGATCGTCTTCCTGGCTGTCTTTGGTGACACATTGCATAAGGCCGGTGGAACAATTAGTCACAGCACTGTGATTTCCAAGGGCACTACCATTCACGGTGCCACTTTGGCATGGGCCTTCTTTAACA ATCTCAACGGAGTCTTGGGTAACTACTCCACGCTCGGCCTCAACATCGCCGACTTTTCGAGATATGCCAACAAGCCGAGCGCTCAGAACGTACAAGCCATCGTGAttcccttcatcttca CCATTGTCGGTCTCCTTGGTATTTTCACCGCAGCTGCCTCCCAGTCAGCGTACGGCGAGGTTCTCTGGAACCCCattgatatcatcaacttGTGGATGAAATCTGGTTCCTCCGGTGGTCGTGCTGCTGCCGCCTTCGCCGCCATCGGCCTGATCATCGTGACGCTTGGTATCAACATTTCCGCCAACTCAATTAGTGCTGCCAACGATTTGATGGCTTTTGCTCCCCGGTATATCAACATCCGACGTGGCCAAATTCTCGCCGCCATAATTGGCAGCTGGGCCTTTGTTCCG TGGAAAATCTTGGCATCTGCCCAAAAGTTTATCGCTTTCCTCAACGGCTataccatcttcctcggtcCTATGACCTCTATCCTTATGACGGA TTACTACATTCTCCGACGCGGCAAAGTCTCGGTGCCTGACATGTATGACTTCCACGGCATCTACCGGTACTCACAGAAATGGGGAAGCAACTGGCGTGCTGTGGTTGCCTTCTTCATTGGTTGCAcccctcctcttcctggcTTCATCGATAACATCGTCCAAGCGGGCGGCGGCCATACTGGTGTCTCGCTAGGAGGTCAACACCT CTTCTACATTGGATATATCTACTCTTTCCTATCCGCTGGCGTCTTCTACTATCTCCTTAACCACTTTTTCCCAGCCCCTGAAAGCATGGTGGAATTTGCTATAACGGGAGAGGACATTATTGCTGCTCAAGACGCCAAGAACTTGGAGATAAAGCAAGCAGGATTTGCGAGTAAGGAGTCTGCTTAG